The DNA segment TTTCTCAATTTGCACTGATTAAATTACCGCTTATTTTGCAAAAGAAGAAAGCGGAAGCGGAAGCGAAGAAACATCATCGTCGTCCAGAAGAAGTTGGTGGCAGTAGCCAACAAGTCATGACCCAATACCTGATGGTAGGTATGATTGCTTTGTTTGGTTTAACTTGGGCTTCCGGTATGTCTTACTACTGGTTAGTTCGTAACTTAGTCGATATTGTGAAGACAGTCATTGTGCAAAAGAAAATTGATGAGCAGAAGTCTATTGGAGGTCGCTAATATGGAAATCTATAAAGGCAAAACATTAGATGAAATGTTAGAAGCCGTTGCAAATGAACGTGGTGTTCTTCCAAGCACATTGCAATATTCGATTTTAAATCAAGATGTGGAAGGTGTTGAAGCTTACATTTATGATAGTGAAGACATTAAAGAATTCTTATTTGATTATTTAGGTGCTTTCTTCACGGAAATTGAGTTGGATATGGAAGTTTCCATTGAAGACTTAGGTGGTTCCTATCATGTGAACTTAAACGCTGAAAATAACGCTATCTTAATTGGTAAGCAAGGGAAAACCTTACAGGCTTTAAACTTTGTTGTAAAAGCTGCGATAAATGCGGTATTTAAGCGTCGTATTGATGTCATGATTGATATCAATCACTACAAGGAAGACCGTTATGCTAAGGTAAAATCGATTGCCAAGCGGGTAGCTCGTCAGGTTCAACAAAGTCATGTGGATGCAGCACTGGATCCAATGCCAAATGATGAACGTAAGGTCATTCATAAAACCTTAGCCGATTGGGCAGGTATTTCTACGGAATCAGAGGGGGTTGGTGCT comes from the Bulleidia sp. zg-1006 genome and includes:
- a CDS encoding R3H domain-containing nucleic acid-binding protein yields the protein MEIYKGKTLDEMLEAVANERGVLPSTLQYSILNQDVEGVEAYIYDSEDIKEFLFDYLGAFFTEIELDMEVSIEDLGGSYHVNLNAENNAILIGKQGKTLQALNFVVKAAINAVFKRRIDVMIDINHYKEDRYAKVKSIAKRVARQVQQSHVDAALDPMPNDERKVIHKTLADWAGISTESEGVGANRHICIRYHEEEVEEIPNMSL